The stretch of DNA AACGACATCGATTTCGAGATGTCGAGCAGGACGACGAAATTCGTGTTGGTGTCGGCCTCGTACTGCTTGACGTAGTACTTGTCCGTGCGCGCGTAGAGCCGCCAATCCACGCGGCGGATGTCGTCACCGGGCACGTAGCCCCGGTGTTCGGCGAAGTCGATGGACGCGCCGAAATGCGGCGCGCGGTGGAGGCCGTTGATGAAGCCGTCCACCACGTTGCGGGCGAGCAGATCCAGATTGCCGACACGTGCCAGCACCTTGGGGTCGACAAACCTCGCCCCCGGCATCGCTCCGGACTGTTCGTGGCGCTCCATTGGGTCCTGAGTCCTGGGTCCTGAGTCCAGGGTCCTACATACCCGACTTGGGCAGGGGCACCGACTTCAACAGGTCGTCAATGAGCACGTCGCTCGTGATGCCTTCCGACTCGGCGCGGAAGTTGGTCAACACGCGGTGCCGCAGCACCGGATGCGCCAGCGACTTGATGTCGTCGAAACTCACGTGGTACCGGCCGCTCGTGAGCGCACGGGCCTTGGCGCCCAGGATGAGGTACTGCGCCGCGCGAACGCTGGCGCCGAACGCCGCATACTTCTTGACCGACTCGGGCGCCTCGGCCGACTTCGGCCGGCTCGTACGCACCAGGCGCAACGCATACCGCATGACCGGCTCGGACACAGGCACGCGCCGCACCAACCGCTGGAAGGCCACGAGTTCCGCGCCGGAGACCGGCCGCTGAAACTGCGGGTCCAGAATCGCCGTGGTGGTCCGTACCACTTCGAACTCCTCATCTTCCGGCGGGTGTTCGATGACGATGTGGAACATGAAGCGGTCGAGCTGTGCCTCGGGCAGTGGATAGGTGCCCTCGAGTTCGATCGGGTTCTGTGTGGCGAACACGAAGAACGGCTCTTCGAGGTTGTAGGTGCGCCCCTGGATGGTGACGCGATGTTCCTGCATCGCTTCGAGGAGCGCCGCCTGGGTCTTGGGTGGCGTGCGGTTGATTTCGTCGGCCAGCACGATGTTCGCGAAGATGGGGCCCGGCGAAAACGCCATCTGGCGCCGGCCGGTGGTGGCATCTTCCTGGATGATGTCCGTGCCGGTGATGTCGGAGGGCATCAGGTCTGGCGTGAACTGGATGCGGTTGAACTTGAGATCCAGCACCTGAGCCAGCGTCCGAATCAGCAGCGTCTTGGCCAGACCAGGCACGCCAACGATCAGGCTGTTGCCGCCCACGAACAGCGACAGCAGGATCAGGTTGACCGTTTCGTCCTGTCCGATGATCAGCTTCTTGAGTTCGGCGATGATCTGCCCGCGCGCGGCATTCATCTTGTCGGCCAGCGCGATGTCGTCGGCCGATTCCATCTTCACAGTGTCTTGCGCGGTTGTGCTCACGTGTGATCCCTTCAGTGCGTCATTCCGTAAATGATGTAGTTCACGCCCAGCTTGAACGCTTCGTTCGTGTCTTCAATCGCCCGCACGCCGCTGTCGGCGAACTCCCAGAATTCCGAAAGGTCGGTGTTGTAGTTGGCGATGGCTATCAGTCGCTTCTTCGGATCGTTGTCTTCGAACAACCCGCGGAAGATCGGCTTGCCGTAGTTCTGGAAATACTGCGGGATGACATCGAGCGAATTGATGTCGTAAAACGAGTGGAACACCGGATGATCCGGTGTCATCTCGTGCCAGATCGCCCTGGGGAACACGCGATTGATCTGCGCTTCGAAGTTGTACCAGTGCTCGTTGCGGAAGTCGTCGAAAATCAGGAACCCGCCCTTTTCGATATAGGCCTTGAGGCCCGCCAGTTCGGCCTCCGACATCTGCCAGAAACCCGGCTCGGCCATATAGGCCACCGGGTAGTTGAACAGTTCCGGATCGTCGAGCGCCAGGATGTTGGTTTCGCCATCCATATGCGGATTGAGCAGGGTCACGGCGTTGATGATCTTCATGAAGTGCTCATCACCGCGCGGATAATCGTGAATCCAGCTCGTTCCGCCCCGTCCGAAGCCGCGGTACATCAACCGCACAAAGGTGAACCGGCCGTCGTAGGGGACGTTGCCGTGAATCTGACCGCCGGTCTGGAAACGCTCGTCGCCTCCGCCCCGCTGGCGGTTGCTCCCACGCTGGGCCTGCGCCGTGAGGCCCAGAGACACGACGACGGCGCCCAGGATCAGCGCCCACGCCGCCCGATGACTTGTCCGCTTCATGCCAACCCCCTTGCCCGGCGATACAGCCACTCGGTGCCGGTCAGGGCCACAAGCAGCAGGAACAACACCGGCATGTCCCACAGGTCTTTCTCTTCTACGACCGTGACGCCCCGCCCGCTCATCGTCAAGGCGTCCGAAAGGCCGGACGTATCGGCGGACTTGAAGAACTTGCCTTCCGTTTCTTCAGCCAGGCGGCGCAGTAACGACCCGCGCATGGCCGGGTCGAAGTATTCGCGTTCGCTCGGCGCCGCGCGCAGGTGGGTGACCGAGGTCCCCAGCGTTTCGCCGTTTTTGGTGGCCGTCACGCGCACTTCGTACGTGCCTTCTTCGGCCGGCGCAAACGTCGCCTGGTACTCACCGTCGCGCTTGACGCTCCACGACATCGGCACGTCGCTGACGATGCCCGTTGGTGAGCGCACCGTCGCGACAACCCGGGCATCGTTCACATCGGTGTACTTCTTGTCGCCTACCTGGGCCGTGAGCGTCACGGGCTCGCGCGGTTCCACGCGCTCGGGGGAACTCGACACTTCAACAACCCCGGGCACGCCATCCACCACCCAGCGCAGCAACCGCTGCCAGAACTGGTGATGCGTCAGGTCGGTGGCCGGCATCGTGGCGTGCATGCGCCAGAGCCACGAGTCCTGCACGGCGAAGGCCACGGCCTTGCCGCGGCCGTAGCGCTGCGCCGACAGGATGTGTTGCTCGCGGCCGCGTTCGTCCTCGCCTTTGAGGAGCACCGTGGCGCCGGGCTTGACGGCATCAATCGGATTCACGCTGGTCAGGCGAGGCAACTTGCCCCACGCTTCAATCGAGCCTTTTTCGGTGGCGGCGAGCTGCGCCAGGGGATGCGCCAGTCCTGCTCGAGCCGGTTCTATGGCGACGTGCGAGAAGTAGTCGGTTGAACGCGCGTTGGTGGCGGCGTTGAGCGCCACCGGCATCGCTTCGGCAACGGGCGTACCGCCCCAGCCGCCTTCGGCGAACGACCGCCGGCCGCCCAGCGTCAGCAACCCGCCACCGCGCCGGCCCACGAAGTCGGCAATCATCCGCAACTGCTCAACTGTGAACGCGCTGGCCTCAACGCTGCCGAGGATCAACCCCGAGTAGGCGAAGAGGTCCTCTTCCTTGAGTGGGAATCCTTCGATGAGTTCATCCGGCGTGTCGATCCCCAGGCGAAGGAACTTCGTGGGCGACGATGGCGTGGCC from Acidobacteriota bacterium encodes:
- a CDS encoding MoxR family ATPase → MESADDIALADKMNAARGQIIAELKKLIIGQDETVNLILLSLFVGGNSLIVGVPGLAKTLLIRTLAQVLDLKFNRIQFTPDLMPSDITGTDIIQEDATTGRRQMAFSPGPIFANIVLADEINRTPPKTQAALLEAMQEHRVTIQGRTYNLEEPFFVFATQNPIELEGTYPLPEAQLDRFMFHIVIEHPPEDEEFEVVRTTTAILDPQFQRPVSGAELVAFQRLVRRVPVSEPVMRYALRLVRTSRPKSAEAPESVKKYAAFGASVRAAQYLILGAKARALTSGRYHVSFDDIKSLAHPVLRHRVLTNFRAESEGITSDVLIDDLLKSVPLPKSGM
- a CDS encoding DUF4159 domain-containing protein; protein product: MKRTSHRAAWALILGAVVVSLGLTAQAQRGSNRQRGGGDERFQTGGQIHGNVPYDGRFTFVRLMYRGFGRGGTSWIHDYPRGDEHFMKIINAVTLLNPHMDGETNILALDDPELFNYPVAYMAEPGFWQMSEAELAGLKAYIEKGGFLIFDDFRNEHWYNFEAQINRVFPRAIWHEMTPDHPVFHSFYDINSLDVIPQYFQNYGKPIFRGLFEDNDPKKRLIAIANYNTDLSEFWEFADSGVRAIEDTNEAFKLGVNYIIYGMTH